In Phycisphaerae bacterium, a single window of DNA contains:
- the aroC gene encoding chorismate synthase — translation MAELNYRTAGESHGRALTVLIEGLPAGLAVDLPLINGELRRRQGGYGRGARMKIERDEVLILSGVRAGQTMGSPLVLQIANRDFRIDDAPVVQRPRPGHADFAGAMKWLTTDCRETLERASARETAARVAAGALAKCLLSAFGVQCVGFVAEIGTVRADAPADVAPEALVAARDGNDVYTPDESAVAPMRAAIRQAKKDRDTVGGVVEVRVYGVPPGLGTCAAWQEKLDGRLMQAVGSIQAMKGVEIGLGFEAARRPGSAVHDALYYDAAQRDTANFGFVRRSNRAGGLEGGMTNGMPLVVRAAMKPIATLLQGLDSVNLETRQPERSAYERSDVCAVPAASVVAENVVAFEVARAWLQKFGGDTLREVRAAYEFYAAAVRGLGAAPEVTAGRGGSSRSAARTRSRRR, via the coding sequence ATGGCGGAGCTGAACTATCGCACGGCAGGGGAGTCGCATGGGCGGGCCCTGACCGTGCTCATCGAGGGGTTGCCGGCGGGGCTGGCGGTGGACCTGCCGCTCATCAACGGCGAGCTGCGCCGGCGGCAGGGGGGTTACGGGCGCGGTGCCCGGATGAAGATCGAGCGCGACGAAGTGTTGATCCTGAGCGGCGTCCGCGCGGGGCAGACCATGGGTTCGCCGTTGGTGCTGCAGATTGCGAACCGGGATTTTCGCATTGACGACGCGCCCGTGGTGCAGCGCCCGCGGCCGGGGCATGCGGATTTCGCCGGTGCGATGAAGTGGCTGACCACGGATTGCCGGGAGACGCTGGAGCGGGCCTCGGCGCGCGAGACGGCGGCGCGGGTCGCGGCGGGAGCGCTGGCGAAGTGTCTGCTAAGTGCGTTCGGCGTGCAGTGCGTCGGCTTCGTGGCCGAGATCGGAACGGTGCGGGCGGACGCGCCGGCGGATGTCGCGCCCGAGGCGCTCGTGGCGGCGCGGGATGGGAACGACGTGTACACGCCGGACGAGAGCGCGGTGGCGCCGATGCGCGCGGCGATTCGGCAGGCGAAGAAGGACCGCGACACGGTGGGGGGCGTGGTGGAGGTGCGCGTGTACGGCGTGCCGCCGGGGCTGGGGACGTGCGCGGCGTGGCAGGAGAAGCTGGACGGGCGGCTGATGCAGGCAGTCGGTTCGATCCAGGCGATGAAAGGCGTGGAGATTGGACTTGGGTTCGAGGCGGCACGCCGACCGGGCAGCGCGGTGCATGATGCGCTGTACTATGACGCGGCGCAGCGCGACACGGCGAATTTCGGCTTCGTCCGGCGGTCGAACCGGGCGGGCGGGCTGGAGGGGGGGATGACGAACGGGATGCCGCTCGTGGTGCGCGCGGCGATGAAGCCGATCGCGACGTTGCTGCAGGGCCTCGACAGCGTGAACCTGGAGACGCGGCAGCCGGAGCGGAGCGCTTACGAGCGCAGCGACGTGTGCGCGGTGCCGGCGGCGAGCGTGGTGGCGGAAAACGTGGTGGCGTTCGAGGTGGCGCGGGCGTGGCTGCAGAAGTTCGGCGGCGACACGCTGCGCGAGGTGCGGGCGGCGTACGAGTTCTACGCGGCGGCCGTGCGCGGGTTGGGCGCTGCGCCGGAAGTCACAGCCGGCCGTGGCGGATCATCGAGATCAGCAGCACGAACCCGATCGCGCCGGCGGTGA
- a CDS encoding AarF/ABC1/UbiB kinase family protein, with amino-acid sequence MAIRKIGLVSRTYRHINRYRQILTVLIKYGFGNLVDLLRINQYLEIGLQLISREHREQVETLSPAERVRMAIEELGPTFIKLGQVLSTRPDLVPPSLAAELTRLQQEVPPFAFEKVRAIVEEELGRPLDSIFERFDQQSIAAASIGQVHRARLRGGDEVVVKVQRPDIQAVIEVDLEILLHLAMLVEKHVEDWRIYRPSRIVEEFSRVLERELDFTTEATHLERFAREFLDDDTIYVPKVYRPFTTRRVLTLEYVDVIPVTDPAALRAAGLDPRVLAARGAELTLKQIFAHGFFHADPHPGNVFALPGNVVCMLDFGMMGRLDRRSREVFADLLYAVAGRDSAAATTALLRLTAHDEDVDPDVRRLEADVAEFIDLNITPVLGDLSFGKLLMDLLDLVRRHRLTIPPDLVMMMKAGATAERLVARLDPELDIFAAARPYVRKLKVDRLRPRRLLRDAVEVGGELLHLAREIPGGVRDLLRLARRGNLTIGFEHRGLAGLLDTLDRVANRVSFAIVLAALIVGSSLIVHSRIPPAWHGIPVIGLIGFLTAGAIGFVLLISMIRHGRL; translated from the coding sequence ATGGCCATCCGCAAGATCGGGCTCGTCTCGCGAACCTACCGGCACATCAACCGGTACCGGCAGATCCTGACCGTGCTGATAAAGTACGGCTTCGGGAACCTGGTGGACCTGCTGCGGATCAACCAATACCTCGAAATCGGCCTGCAGCTCATCTCGCGCGAGCACCGCGAGCAGGTCGAAACGCTCAGCCCCGCCGAGCGTGTCCGCATGGCGATCGAGGAGCTCGGGCCGACGTTCATCAAGCTCGGCCAGGTGCTCTCCACCCGCCCCGATCTCGTGCCGCCCAGTCTCGCCGCGGAGCTCACCCGGCTCCAGCAGGAGGTGCCCCCCTTCGCCTTCGAGAAAGTGCGGGCCATCGTCGAGGAGGAGCTTGGCCGGCCGCTGGACAGCATCTTCGAGCGCTTCGACCAGCAGTCCATCGCGGCCGCGTCGATCGGCCAGGTCCACCGCGCCCGGCTGCGCGGCGGCGACGAAGTCGTTGTCAAAGTGCAGCGCCCCGACATCCAGGCCGTCATCGAGGTCGACCTGGAAATCCTGCTGCACCTCGCCATGCTGGTCGAGAAGCACGTGGAGGACTGGCGCATCTATCGACCCAGCCGGATCGTCGAGGAGTTCAGCCGCGTGTTGGAGCGCGAGCTCGACTTCACCACCGAGGCCACGCACTTGGAGCGTTTTGCCCGCGAGTTCCTCGACGACGACACCATCTACGTCCCCAAGGTCTACCGGCCCTTCACGACGCGCCGCGTGCTGACCCTCGAATACGTCGACGTCATCCCCGTCACCGACCCCGCCGCCCTGCGGGCCGCCGGCCTCGATCCGCGCGTGCTCGCCGCGCGCGGCGCCGAGCTGACCCTCAAGCAGATCTTCGCCCACGGCTTCTTCCACGCCGACCCCCACCCCGGCAACGTCTTCGCCCTGCCCGGCAACGTCGTCTGCATGCTCGACTTCGGCATGATGGGCCGCCTCGACCGCCGCAGCCGTGAGGTCTTCGCCGATTTGCTTTACGCCGTCGCCGGCCGCGACTCAGCCGCCGCCACGACGGCCCTGCTCCGGCTGACCGCGCACGACGAAGACGTCGATCCCGACGTCCGGCGACTCGAAGCGGACGTGGCCGAGTTCATTGACCTGAACATCACGCCAGTACTTGGCGACCTGAGCTTCGGCAAGCTGTTGATGGACTTGCTGGACCTCGTCCGCCGCCACCGCCTCACCATCCCGCCCGACCTCGTCATGATGATGAAGGCCGGCGCAACGGCCGAGCGCCTTGTGGCCCGCCTCGATCCCGAGCTCGACATCTTCGCGGCCGCCCGCCCGTACGTGCGGAAGCTGAAGGTCGATCGGCTGCGCCCGCGCCGCCTCCTCCGTGACGCGGTCGAGGTCGGCGGCGAGCTGTTGCACCTCGCCCGCGAGATTCCCGGCGGCGTGCGTGACCTGCTGCGCCTCGCCCGCCGCGGCAACCTGACGATCGGCTTCGAGCATCGCGGCCTCGCCGGGCTGCTCGACACGCTTGACCGCGTGGCCAACCGCGTGTCGTTCGCCATCGTCCTCGCCGCCCTGATCGTGGGCTCATCCCTGATCGTGCACTCGCGCATCCCCCCCGCCTGGCACGGCATACCTGTCATAGGACTGATCGGCTTCCTCACCGCCGGCGCGATCGGGTTCGTGCTGCTGATCTCGATGATCCGCCACGGCCGGCTGTGA
- a CDS encoding phasin family protein, with protein sequence MIEALKKTLLAGVGLTLMTKDKVEEVAQEIAKAANLSADKGQAFVDEAVARAKKGRAELDATIQRMVQDTLKKTNLATRDDVAALTARLEKLEQALADKSG encoded by the coding sequence ATGATCGAGGCGCTGAAGAAGACTCTGCTGGCGGGTGTGGGCCTGACGCTCATGACCAAGGACAAGGTTGAGGAGGTCGCACAGGAGATCGCCAAGGCCGCCAACCTGTCCGCCGACAAGGGGCAGGCGTTCGTGGACGAGGCCGTCGCGCGGGCCAAGAAGGGCCGGGCCGAACTTGACGCCACCATCCAGCGCATGGTGCAGGACACGCTCAAGAAAACCAACCTCGCCACGCGCGATGACGTGGCCGCGCTGACCGCACGCCTGGAGAAGCTCGAGCAGGCCCTGGCCGACAAGTCCGGCTGA
- a CDS encoding type II secretion system protein — protein sequence MPRSLCPATPRRLTRLTAFTLIELLVVVAIIALLISILVPSLAAARQQARGTICLSQLRVLGQGLNIYLNDNRDVLPPGRLPKLSGQSCDPYAVVYGRHKFRPTFLTMMSGAVGVPPFDDPQACKGVQDMHGEPGDQQNYSYRGYVCPSVPNWTDERNGSYGYNYQFLGNSRLLDDAVETSYKRWPVKITSVKFPGRTVCVADGMGTAASFAPLDRQPYDDDSKTEPARFGNEGFNLDPPRVDPVTGEMADLPDYRSAADPRHLGRAGTLWLDGHATAETLKSLGYELQSDGAVDLVGNNSQWSGDGRDVAWTTDFTY from the coding sequence ATGCCACGATCGCTCTGTCCAGCCACGCCACGCCGCCTCACGCGCTTGACCGCGTTTACGCTCATCGAGCTGCTGGTCGTCGTCGCGATCATCGCCCTGCTCATCAGCATCCTCGTGCCGTCACTCGCCGCCGCCCGCCAGCAGGCCCGCGGGACCATCTGCCTGTCACAGCTCCGTGTCCTGGGACAGGGACTCAACATCTACCTGAACGACAACCGCGACGTCCTGCCGCCCGGCCGGCTGCCCAAGCTCTCCGGCCAGAGCTGCGACCCCTATGCCGTGGTCTACGGCCGCCACAAGTTCCGCCCGACGTTTCTGACCATGATGAGCGGCGCGGTCGGCGTGCCGCCCTTCGACGACCCCCAGGCCTGCAAGGGCGTCCAGGACATGCACGGCGAGCCAGGCGACCAACAGAACTACTCCTACCGCGGGTATGTCTGCCCGTCCGTCCCGAACTGGACCGACGAACGCAATGGCAGCTACGGTTACAATTACCAGTTCCTCGGCAACTCGCGGCTCCTCGACGACGCTGTGGAAACCTCGTACAAGCGGTGGCCCGTCAAGATCACCAGTGTGAAGTTCCCCGGGCGCACGGTGTGCGTCGCCGACGGCATGGGCACCGCCGCCTCGTTCGCCCCGCTCGACCGCCAACCATACGACGATGACTCCAAGACCGAACCCGCCCGCTTTGGCAACGAGGGCTTCAACCTAGATCCGCCGCGCGTCGACCCCGTCACCGGCGAGATGGCCGACCTCCCCGATTATCGTTCGGCCGCCGATCCGCGCCACTTGGGGCGCGCCGGCACACTCTGGCTCGACGGCCACGCCACCGCCGAGACGCTCAAGTCACTGGGCTACGAGCTGCAGTCCGACGGCGCCGTCGACCTCGTGGGCAACAACAGCCAGTGGTCAGGCGACGGGCGCGACGTCGCCTGGACCACGGACTTCACCTACTGA
- the hpt gene encoding hypoxanthine phosphoribosyltransferase yields the protein MESDIARILIHKDEIEARNRALAAEIAATYNGDNVGLTLVPILSGSMIFLADLIRHLPLKMKIALVQVSTYPGTATSPGDPRTVLQLSGDVTGRHVLVVDDILDSGRTLRRVLAMIRERQPRSLRAAVLLRKPSKAPPDVKVDFVGFDIDDLFVVGYGLDFDDLYRNYPHVGVLHPELMP from the coding sequence GTGGAATCCGACATCGCCCGCATCCTGATCCACAAAGACGAGATCGAGGCCCGCAACCGGGCGCTCGCGGCGGAGATTGCGGCGACCTACAACGGCGACAACGTGGGTCTGACGCTGGTCCCGATCCTGTCCGGGTCAATGATCTTCCTGGCCGATCTGATCCGACACCTGCCGCTGAAAATGAAGATTGCGCTGGTGCAGGTGTCCACGTACCCGGGCACGGCGACCTCGCCCGGCGATCCACGCACGGTGCTGCAGCTCTCCGGCGATGTCACCGGCCGGCACGTGCTGGTGGTGGACGACATCCTGGACAGCGGGCGGACGCTACGCCGCGTGCTGGCGATGATCCGCGAGCGGCAGCCGCGCAGCCTGCGGGCGGCGGTGCTGCTGCGCAAGCCGAGCAAGGCGCCGCCGGATGTGAAAGTTGACTTTGTCGGGTTCGACATAGACGATCTATTTGTGGTCGGCTACGGCCTGGACTTTGACGACCTGTACCGGAACTACCCGCACGTGGGCGTACTCCACCCGGAGTTGATGCCATGA
- a CDS encoding glycosyltransferase — MHICHVITRLIIGGAQENTLLTCAGLHERGHRVTLISGPTRGPEGSLVERARGGGYEFIELPELIRAVNPWMDMRARRCLAMEFQRLRPDIVHTHSSKAGILGRLAAADARVPRIVHTIHGMSFNRTQPWPVRRAYAWLEWLTARRTHAIVAVADAMIDQSVAAGICRREKLLTVYSGMEVGQFTPHVELRAAARRAWGVTDDQVVVGTVARLFRRKGYEQLIPVMARAAARAPRLHFVWIGDGAQRAEYEAELARLGLTARTTLVGLIPPADVPQMLAGCDLLAHTSQWEGLPRAVVQALLMQVPAVAFDIDGTPEVVLDGQTGRCVPLNDLDAFSEALCDLAADADLRRRLGRAGREHCLERFDWRRMVDQLEALYQRLRPS, encoded by the coding sequence ATGCACATCTGCCACGTCATCACGCGTCTGATCATCGGCGGCGCCCAGGAGAACACGCTCCTGACCTGCGCGGGCCTGCACGAACGCGGCCACCGCGTCACCCTCATCAGTGGCCCCACCCGCGGACCCGAGGGCAGCCTCGTCGAGCGCGCCCGCGGCGGCGGCTACGAGTTCATCGAGCTGCCCGAGCTCATCCGCGCCGTCAATCCCTGGATGGACATGCGCGCCCGCCGCTGCCTCGCCATGGAGTTCCAGCGCCTGCGCCCCGACATCGTCCACACCCACAGCAGCAAGGCCGGCATCCTCGGCCGGCTCGCGGCCGCCGACGCCCGCGTCCCCCGCATCGTCCACACCATCCACGGCATGAGCTTCAATCGCACGCAGCCCTGGCCCGTCCGCCGCGCCTACGCCTGGCTCGAGTGGCTCACCGCCCGGCGTACGCACGCCATCGTCGCCGTCGCCGACGCCATGATCGACCAAAGCGTCGCGGCGGGCATCTGCCGGCGCGAGAAGCTGCTGACCGTGTACTCCGGCATGGAGGTCGGCCAGTTCACCCCGCACGTCGAGCTGCGCGCCGCCGCCCGCCGCGCCTGGGGCGTCACTGACGACCAGGTCGTCGTCGGCACCGTCGCGCGCCTGTTCCGTCGGAAGGGATACGAGCAGCTCATCCCCGTGATGGCCCGGGCCGCGGCCCGCGCGCCCCGGCTGCATTTTGTCTGGATCGGCGACGGCGCGCAACGCGCCGAATACGAGGCCGAGCTCGCCCGCCTCGGCCTGACCGCCCGGACCACGCTGGTCGGCCTGATCCCGCCGGCGGACGTGCCCCAAATGCTGGCCGGCTGCGATCTGCTCGCGCACACGTCGCAGTGGGAGGGGTTGCCGCGCGCCGTGGTGCAGGCGCTGCTCATGCAGGTGCCTGCGGTCGCCTTTGACATTGACGGCACCCCCGAAGTCGTGCTTGACGGCCAGACCGGCCGCTGCGTGCCGCTCAACGACCTCGACGCGTTTAGCGAAGCCCTATGCGACCTGGCCGCCGACGCCGACCTGCGCCGGCGCCTGGGCCGCGCGGGCCGCGAGCACTGCCTGGAGCGGTTCGACTGGCGCCGGATGGTGGATCAACTCGAAGCGCTGTACCAGCGCCTGCGTCCGTCCTGA
- a CDS encoding PEP-CTERM sorting domain-containing protein, producing the protein MRSNWCALALGVLLVAVPAYGSLYMQDFEVDSTGSWTLNNGPSDAAADFFFDYSTVGIPVAPNGTGTRGLKLQANLENGIFSGMSVSPTGQSFAGDYVVEFDWWANFNGPFPGGGSGSTNLSTFGVGTAGVTPQWPGGVQDSVWFAGTGDGGSSADWRAYSTAATTGYPDGSPVYPYTTRNNTNPYFAGFGSNTAPAAQLALFPQQTGVTAVGSAGMEWHFVQITKAGTTLTWHVDGLLMATIDLNTVTLGGGNIFFGHSDINATSSTDVNDAALLFTLIDNVNVTPEPGSLALLALGLLALRRR; encoded by the coding sequence ATGCGATCGAACTGGTGTGCGCTTGCGCTGGGCGTGCTGCTCGTGGCCGTACCGGCCTACGGCTCGCTCTACATGCAGGATTTCGAGGTCGATTCCACGGGGAGCTGGACGCTCAACAACGGACCGTCCGACGCCGCCGCTGACTTCTTCTTCGACTACTCCACCGTCGGCATTCCGGTCGCCCCCAACGGCACCGGCACCCGCGGCCTCAAGCTCCAGGCCAATTTGGAAAACGGCATCTTCAGCGGCATGAGCGTCTCGCCGACCGGGCAGAGCTTCGCCGGTGACTACGTCGTCGAGTTCGACTGGTGGGCCAACTTCAACGGGCCGTTCCCCGGCGGCGGCAGCGGCTCGACCAACCTGTCCACCTTCGGCGTCGGCACCGCCGGCGTGACCCCCCAGTGGCCCGGCGGCGTGCAGGACAGCGTCTGGTTTGCGGGCACCGGCGACGGCGGCTCATCGGCCGACTGGCGCGCTTATTCCACCGCCGCGACCACCGGCTACCCCGATGGCAGCCCGGTGTATCCGTACACCACGCGTAACAACACGAACCCCTATTTCGCCGGGTTTGGCAGCAACACGGCGCCGGCGGCGCAGCTCGCCCTCTTCCCCCAGCAGACCGGCGTCACGGCCGTCGGCAGCGCCGGCATGGAGTGGCACTTCGTCCAAATCACCAAGGCCGGCACGACCCTGACCTGGCACGTTGATGGCTTGCTGATGGCCACCATCGATCTCAACACTGTCACACTCGGCGGCGGGAACATCTTCTTCGGCCACAGTGACATCAACGCGACCTCGTCGACGGACGTCAATGACGCCGCGCTGCTGTTCACGCTGATCGACAACGTGAACGTCACGCCGGAGCCGGGCAGCCTGGCGTTGCTGGCCTTGGGCCTGCTGGCGCTGCGTCGTCGCTAG